One window of Chloroflexota bacterium genomic DNA carries:
- a CDS encoding type I restriction endonuclease subunit R, which yields MANLIKEAQIEAQTLALLEQIYGYQLLNCHTPDREDLNDGTGRSSKRQVVLPGRLQTMARQLNPHIPPASIDEALGPLINDLRQAQDLLSANYELYQLIRDGIIVSYPDANNQTVHDRLKLINFDQPEANEFLAVSQLWIQGQLDYRRPDILLYINGLPLVFIELKNSNIALHTAYRENLTNYKHDIPQLFLTNAICILSNAIESKLGSFTADWSHFFNWLRVEDESSKIDRQAIQEQAISLELVLAGLCAKAKLLDYIENFIIYHNQQQKIIAQNHQFIGVNHAIERFTNRAELGGKLGVFWHTQGSGKSFSMVFYVRKILRKLGGNFTFLIITDRDDLDRQIYRTFLNTETVSANEAAQPTNRAGLRTFLGQQKRLIFSLIQKFGYDKGKAYPVLSTRADIVVIVDEAHRSQYQALGDNMRQGLPNAQFLAFTGTPLLGKERKTNAWFGNYVSEYNFQQSIDDGATVPLFYEKRVPEVLIHNDALNEEFYAILEDEHLDDAQQARLERQFASEIQIIKRDDRLETIAQDIVYHLPRRGYLGKAMVICVDKFTAVTMYNKVQAHWKSAIRALHRQISATNDQALKAQLKQQLDYMRQLEMAVVISEEAGELEKFQQVGLNIAPHRQRLQKLDEHGHDLEHNFKDPRHALQVVFVCSMWLTGFDAPTVSTLYLDKPLKDHSLMQTIARANRVSAYTINNVSKLNGEIIDYYNVFRNMQQALQAYAQGTAGLRDMPVREKSELFRLFDQALEEAKLFCQTNGITIEALQASLGTFEQLNLLNAAADTLLANDQRRKTFYVYHNTVRALYEACKPEIMQQARRKPLLVFDYLREMLDARLYQPDNSALNQRIGNLLDESIAVDNQGEHVREQQANYQIIPTSQAWDLSKLDFAQLNNTFKQTPFKHLHISDLRAFIEQKLASMLKTNHNRVDFVQRLQAIIDSYNAGGSTTDHYFKQLVEFTKDLQQETERHLREGLTESELEIFDILKQPSMSQADEQRVKLAAKALIERLRSQQPKVLIADWYKHQQSRMVVENTLEAVLDDTLPRSYTEEIFRAKSKAIYQLLIDRAVQGQQWAA from the coding sequence ATGGCCAATCTGATCAAAGAAGCCCAGATCGAAGCTCAAACTTTAGCGCTCTTAGAACAGATCTATGGCTATCAACTGCTGAATTGTCATACGCCCGATCGCGAAGACCTCAACGATGGGACAGGTCGCAGTAGCAAACGCCAAGTCGTGCTGCCCGGGCGTTTGCAAACAATGGCGCGGCAACTCAACCCACACATCCCGCCAGCCAGCATCGACGAAGCACTTGGGCCGTTGATCAACGACCTGCGCCAAGCCCAAGATTTGCTCAGCGCCAACTACGAACTCTACCAACTCATCCGCGATGGCATTATCGTGAGCTACCCCGATGCCAACAACCAAACCGTGCATGATCGGCTCAAACTGATTAATTTTGATCAGCCTGAGGCCAACGAATTTCTCGCGGTTTCGCAACTTTGGATTCAAGGCCAACTTGACTATCGCCGCCCCGACATTTTGCTGTATATCAACGGCCTGCCGCTGGTATTTATCGAACTCAAAAACTCCAATATTGCTTTGCACACCGCCTACCGCGAAAACTTAACCAACTACAAACATGATATCCCGCAACTCTTTCTGACCAACGCCATCTGTATTCTTTCGAACGCGATTGAAAGCAAGCTTGGTAGCTTCACTGCCGATTGGAGCCATTTTTTCAACTGGCTACGCGTCGAAGACGAAAGCAGCAAAATTGATCGTCAAGCCATCCAAGAGCAAGCGATCAGCCTAGAGCTAGTGCTGGCGGGGCTATGTGCCAAAGCCAAACTACTCGACTACATCGAAAACTTCATCATCTACCACAACCAACAGCAAAAGATTATTGCCCAAAACCACCAATTTATCGGGGTCAATCATGCCATCGAGCGTTTTACCAATCGCGCCGAGCTTGGCGGCAAATTAGGCGTTTTTTGGCATACCCAAGGCTCGGGCAAAAGCTTTTCGATGGTGTTTTATGTGCGTAAAATCCTGCGCAAACTAGGCGGCAACTTCACTTTTCTAATCATCACCGACCGCGACGATTTGGATCGCCAGATCTATCGGACGTTTCTCAACACCGAAACGGTTAGTGCCAATGAGGCTGCCCAGCCCACTAATCGAGCCGGGTTACGCACATTTTTAGGCCAGCAGAAACGCCTGATTTTCAGCCTGATTCAAAAATTTGGCTACGACAAAGGCAAAGCCTACCCAGTGTTATCAACTCGCGCTGATATTGTGGTGATTGTGGATGAAGCCCATCGCAGCCAATACCAAGCCTTGGGCGATAACATGCGCCAAGGCCTGCCGAATGCCCAATTTCTGGCCTTTACGGGCACACCTTTACTGGGCAAAGAGCGCAAAACCAATGCCTGGTTTGGCAATTACGTTTCCGAATACAATTTTCAACAATCGATCGATGATGGCGCGACGGTGCCATTATTCTACGAAAAGCGCGTTCCCGAAGTGCTGATTCACAACGATGCCCTGAACGAAGAATTCTACGCGATTCTCGAAGATGAACACCTGGATGATGCCCAACAAGCCCGCTTAGAACGCCAATTTGCCAGCGAAATTCAAATTATCAAGCGCGATGATCGGCTTGAAACCATCGCCCAAGATATTGTCTATCATCTGCCTCGGCGCGGCTATTTGGGCAAAGCCATGGTAATTTGTGTCGATAAATTTACCGCAGTAACCATGTACAACAAAGTGCAAGCCCACTGGAAAAGCGCCATCAGAGCATTGCATCGCCAAATCAGCGCAACCAACGATCAAGCACTGAAGGCACAACTTAAACAACAACTTGATTATATGCGCCAGCTTGAAATGGCCGTGGTTATCAGCGAAGAAGCAGGCGAACTTGAAAAATTCCAGCAAGTAGGCCTGAATATTGCGCCTCATCGTCAACGCCTGCAAAAGCTCGATGAGCATGGCCATGATCTTGAGCACAACTTCAAAGATCCGCGCCATGCACTCCAAGTGGTGTTTGTCTGTTCGATGTGGCTGACTGGCTTCGATGCGCCGACGGTCTCGACCCTCTACCTTGATAAACCGCTGAAAGACCACAGCCTGATGCAAACGATTGCGCGTGCCAATCGGGTTTCGGCCTATACGATCAACAACGTCAGCAAACTCAATGGCGAAATCATCGATTACTACAATGTATTTCGCAATATGCAACAAGCCTTGCAGGCCTATGCCCAAGGCACAGCTGGATTGCGTGATATGCCAGTTCGCGAAAAAAGCGAGCTATTTCGGCTCTTCGATCAAGCGCTTGAAGAAGCCAAACTTTTTTGCCAAACGAACGGGATCACGATTGAAGCACTGCAAGCGAGCTTAGGAACATTTGAACAACTGAACCTATTGAATGCAGCGGCTGATACTCTTTTAGCCAATGATCAACGGCGCAAAACCTTTTATGTCTATCATAATACTGTTAGAGCATTATACGAAGCCTGCAAGCCTGAAATTATGCAACAAGCGCGGCGCAAGCCCCTACTCGTTTTCGATTATCTGCGCGAAATGCTTGATGCACGGTTGTATCAACCTGATAATTCAGCGCTCAACCAACGAATTGGCAACTTGCTTGATGAAAGCATTGCGGTTGACAATCAGGGCGAACATGTACGCGAGCAGCAAGCAAACTACCAAATTATTCCTACTAGCCAAGCCTGGGATTTGAGCAAACTCGATTTTGCTCAGCTGAACAATACATTTAAACAAACGCCGTTTAAACATTTGCACATTAGCGATCTACGCGCCTTTATTGAGCAAAAATTAGCCAGCATGCTCAAAACCAACCACAATCGGGTTGATTTTGTTCAACGGCTGCAAGCAATTATCGACAGCTACAATGCAGGTGGTAGCACCACCGATCACTATTTCAAGCAGCTAGTCGAATTTACCAAAGATCTGCAACAAGAAACCGAGCGCCATCTACGAGAGGGCTTAACCGAGAGCGAATTAGAAATCTTCGATATTCTGAAACAGCCAAGCATGAGCCAAGCCGACGAGCAGCGGGTCAAACTTGCCGCCAAAGCGTTGATTGAACGGCTACGCAGCCAGCAACCAAAAGTGTTGATTGCCGATTGGTACAAACATCAACAAAGCCGAATGGTTGTTGAGAATACCCTAGAGGCTGTGCTAGATGATACACTCCCAAGAAGTTACACTGAAGAAATTTTTCGTGCCAAGAGCAAAGCGATTTATCAACTGTTGATTGATCGGGCGGTGCAAGGCCAACAATGGGCCGCCTAA
- a CDS encoding restriction endonuclease subunit S: MTLFKQMDLGDIVTFQRGFDITKAEQLPGTIPIISSSGITSFHNESKVIAPGVIIGRKGTLGAVYYTNNNYWPHDTTLWVKDFKGNFPKFIYYFLKTLHLENFDTGSSNPTLNRNHIHKIRVYFPESIEIQRKIAAILSAYDELIEVNRQRIALLEQAAEELYREWFVRMRFPGYEHTPIEHGIPQGWEVVKLNSVVSEIRKGIKKKNIESDNTKYIGLEHIPRKSILISNSGNLESFESDKLLFESRDILFGKIRPYLHKISLAHFSGICSTDTIILRVKHTFLEGFVFYTLFSDDFVELANVSSKGTKMPRADWDFLKNLEIRLPDKDILVKYQEVFESNFAYITALDTINKELQTARDQLLPKLMAGTLDVSDLDVHYPPSMR, from the coding sequence ATGACTCTATTCAAACAGATGGATTTAGGCGATATAGTTACTTTTCAAAGAGGATTTGATATAACAAAAGCAGAACAATTGCCAGGCACAATACCTATAATTTCATCCTCTGGAATAACTAGTTTTCATAACGAGTCAAAAGTTATTGCACCTGGTGTTATTATAGGTAGAAAGGGAACGCTTGGAGCAGTTTACTACACTAACAATAATTACTGGCCTCATGATACAACATTATGGGTTAAGGATTTTAAAGGGAATTTTCCAAAGTTTATCTATTACTTCCTTAAAACGTTGCACCTAGAAAATTTTGATACAGGCTCTTCAAATCCGACCTTGAATCGTAATCATATCCATAAAATTAGAGTTTATTTCCCTGAGTCTATAGAAATTCAACGCAAGATCGCAGCCATACTATCGGCTTACGACGAGTTGATCGAAGTCAATCGCCAGCGCATCGCCTTGCTTGAGCAAGCTGCCGAAGAACTGTATCGCGAGTGGTTTGTACGCATGCGCTTCCCGGGCTATGAGCACACGCCAATTGAGCATGGGATTCCTCAGGGCTGGGAAGTTGTGAAGTTAAATAGTGTAGTAAGTGAAATTCGTAAAGGTATCAAAAAGAAAAACATAGAATCGGACAATACAAAATATATAGGATTAGAACATATTCCTCGAAAATCAATACTTATCTCAAATTCAGGAAATCTTGAATCTTTTGAAAGCGATAAGCTATTATTTGAATCACGAGATATACTATTTGGGAAAATTAGACCGTATTTACACAAAATATCGCTAGCACATTTTTCAGGCATTTGTTCTACCGATACAATTATTCTTCGTGTAAAGCATACTTTCCTCGAAGGTTTTGTGTTTTATACTCTATTTAGTGACGATTTTGTAGAATTAGCAAATGTGTCATCTAAAGGAACTAAAATGCCTAGAGCAGATTGGGATTTCCTTAAAAATCTAGAAATAAGATTACCTGATAAGGATATTCTGGTTAAATATCAAGAGGTATTCGAATCAAACTTTGCCTATATTACTGCGCTAGATACAATCAATAAAGAACTTCAAACAGCTCGTGATCAACTGCTGCCAAAACTGATGGCGGGCACGCTCGATGTGAGCGATTTGGATGTGCATTACCCACCAAGCATGCGCTAA
- a CDS encoding glycosyltransferase family 4 protein has translation MRIAYIAYPTSLMLASANAIQTWTTLRELRQQAPNTLIIIPRWLREPSRFKEVGATHLQRPAIGKLSRFKKSTLWYYAERSVFAAMSAAVVASQRWRGEAIDVVYVREVIAAGWWATLWGPLLNIPVIYEAHDLESWNPSRAKETWVQPVLNLLDRLTLGRSAAVASLTDDFRQLLARLGWRKPSDVAVIPDAFDDSLYQPHDRQQARAQLGIDPTAPLIVYAGMTFSYRGLDRLIAAFANLQQTMPNAQLLFIGGRPAEIAQFSQQANHLGLGESVRFLGALPQSATPAYLHAADVLVIPDTVTDVTASPLKLFEYLAVERAVVLPNIPALREILPEQIGYYFERGSIQGLEQALADALTDPLRPEREQAGRQCVQDHTYRARAGRIKALCQQISQKFN, from the coding sequence ATGCGAATTGCTTATATTGCTTATCCAACCAGTTTGATGCTAGCCTCGGCCAACGCGATTCAAACCTGGACGACCTTACGCGAATTGCGCCAACAAGCGCCCAATACTTTGATTATTATTCCGCGCTGGTTGCGTGAACCAAGCCGCTTTAAAGAGGTCGGCGCAACCCACCTGCAACGCCCAGCGATTGGCAAGCTCTCGCGCTTTAAAAAATCGACCTTGTGGTATTACGCTGAGCGTAGCGTTTTCGCCGCCATGAGTGCTGCCGTCGTAGCCAGCCAACGTTGGCGCGGCGAGGCTATCGATGTGGTCTATGTGCGCGAGGTGATTGCCGCTGGTTGGTGGGCGACACTCTGGGGGCCGTTGCTCAACATTCCAGTGATTTACGAGGCCCATGATCTGGAAAGCTGGAATCCGTCACGCGCCAAAGAAACCTGGGTGCAGCCCGTGCTCAATTTGCTTGATCGCTTGACGCTTGGGCGGAGCGCTGCTGTAGCTTCGTTGACCGATGATTTTCGCCAACTCTTGGCACGTTTGGGCTGGCGTAAACCCAGCGATGTGGCGGTAATTCCCGATGCTTTTGATGATTCGCTGTATCAACCCCACGATCGCCAACAGGCGCGGGCACAGCTTGGGATTGATCCAACTGCACCATTAATTGTCTACGCTGGCATGACCTTCTCGTATCGTGGGCTTGATCGCTTGATCGCTGCTTTTGCCAACTTGCAGCAAACCATGCCAAATGCCCAATTATTATTCATCGGCGGGCGACCAGCCGAAATCGCCCAATTTAGCCAACAGGCCAACCATTTGGGGCTTGGCGAGAGCGTGCGTTTTCTGGGAGCCTTGCCGCAAAGCGCCACGCCAGCCTATTTACATGCCGCCGATGTTTTGGTCATTCCCGATACCGTCACCGACGTAACCGCCTCGCCGCTCAAATTATTCGAATACTTGGCGGTCGAGCGAGCGGTCGTTTTGCCGAATATCCCAGCCTTGCGCGAAATTTTGCCCGAACAGATCGGCTATTATTTTGAGCGTGGCAGTATCCAAGGCTTAGAGCAAGCGCTCGCCGATGCCTTGACCGATCCGCTGCGCCCTGAGCGTGAGCAGGCTGGCCGCCAATGTGTGCAAGATCATACCTATCGCGCCCGCGCTGGTCGGATCAAGGCCTTGTGCCAACAAATTAGCCAAAAATTTAACTAG
- a CDS encoding N-6 DNA methylase — protein MNREQLKQLESQLWQAADALRSNSDLKASEYATPVLGLIFLKFVDNIYQRYQPQIEQAYRELQNSRREPKPIDKIAVAICGFYLPDHARYHYLLSLPEDQDIAQAVIAAMQAIETHTTALAGMLPQAEYVRIMRSNPQILKRLLLTFANIPTDSTGDLFGQIYEYFLAEFALVEGQGGGEFFTPRSVVRLMVEIIEPTEGKVLDPACGSGGMFVQSAHYIAEHLRAQGLEPNLTSHNIVFHGQEKNLETVKLATMNLAVNRVRGEIKQAISYYQDPFASVGQYDYVLANPPFNVDEVSYEQIKSDPRFTKFGIPRNKSKQPKAEEGGEKVPNANYLWINLFATALNPKGRAALVMANSASDARNSEAEIRQRLIEENLIYAMVTLPSNMFYTVTLPATLWFFDKAKTSDQILFIDARNIFTQISRAQREFSDQQLQNIAMIVKLQRGQRQALIDLVASYLQQSVELLQQQQAHLPAVTMQLVQLLTNPADQQTINFYTDQWYAVAGLADSLGDYQQRQSAEIAHQNQAQHGLRQEFEHFFERLQTAQHALEQTLRNTEQQCNEAAKAAGKRSQDRQFKQLKQELDSLASSIQAAESFVKHVQWLHERFPEAEYCDVVGLCKLASPAEVAEQDYSLNAGRYVGVVIEDDGKTPAEFLASMHSIHQELAQLNSQAKTLEAVIEHNLQQLFG, from the coding sequence ATGAACCGTGAACAACTTAAACAATTAGAAAGCCAATTGTGGCAAGCCGCCGATGCCCTACGCTCCAACTCGGATCTTAAGGCCAGCGAGTATGCAACTCCGGTTTTGGGGCTTATTTTTCTTAAGTTTGTCGATAATATTTATCAGCGCTATCAACCGCAAATTGAGCAGGCCTATCGCGAATTGCAAAACTCACGCCGTGAGCCAAAGCCAATCGATAAGATCGCGGTGGCAATCTGTGGTTTTTATTTGCCCGACCACGCTCGTTATCACTATTTGCTCAGCTTGCCCGAAGATCAGGATATTGCCCAGGCTGTGATCGCAGCAATGCAAGCAATCGAAACCCATACCACGGCCTTAGCAGGCATGTTGCCGCAAGCAGAATATGTGCGGATTATGCGCAGTAACCCGCAGATTTTGAAACGCTTGTTGCTAACGTTTGCCAACATTCCAACCGATAGCACTGGCGATTTGTTTGGCCAGATTTATGAATATTTCTTGGCCGAGTTTGCCTTGGTCGAGGGGCAAGGCGGCGGTGAGTTCTTTACGCCACGCTCAGTTGTGCGCTTGATGGTCGAAATTATCGAGCCAACCGAGGGCAAGGTGCTCGACCCTGCATGTGGTTCTGGTGGTATGTTTGTGCAGTCGGCGCATTATATTGCTGAGCATTTGCGTGCTCAAGGGCTAGAACCCAACCTTACCAGCCATAATATTGTGTTTCACGGTCAAGAGAAGAACCTCGAAACGGTTAAATTGGCAACCATGAACTTGGCGGTTAATCGGGTACGCGGCGAGATTAAGCAGGCGATTAGTTATTATCAAGACCCGTTTGCCAGCGTTGGGCAGTATGATTATGTGCTGGCTAACCCGCCCTTCAATGTCGATGAAGTTAGTTATGAGCAGATCAAAAGCGATCCGCGTTTTACCAAATTTGGCATTCCACGCAATAAAAGCAAACAGCCAAAGGCTGAAGAAGGTGGCGAGAAAGTACCAAACGCCAATTATTTGTGGATCAATTTGTTCGCTACTGCGCTCAATCCCAAGGGACGCGCAGCCCTGGTCATGGCCAATTCGGCTTCCGATGCCCGTAACTCCGAGGCCGAGATTCGTCAGCGTTTGATCGAAGAGAATTTAATTTATGCCATGGTTACCCTGCCTTCGAATATGTTCTACACCGTAACCTTGCCTGCTACCTTGTGGTTTTTTGATAAAGCGAAAACCAGCGATCAAATATTATTTATCGATGCTCGCAATATTTTCACCCAAATTTCGCGTGCTCAGCGTGAATTTAGCGATCAGCAGTTGCAAAATATTGCTATGATCGTTAAATTGCAGCGTGGCCAACGCCAAGCCTTGATCGATCTGGTCGCCAGTTATTTGCAGCAAAGTGTTGAGCTACTCCAGCAGCAACAGGCTCATTTGCCAGCCGTGACCATGCAATTAGTTCAATTATTAACCAACCCAGCCGACCAGCAAACGATTAATTTTTATACTGATCAATGGTATGCTGTGGCTGGCTTAGCCGATTCGTTAGGCGATTATCAGCAACGTCAATCAGCCGAGATTGCCCACCAAAATCAGGCGCAGCATGGCTTGCGCCAAGAATTCGAACACTTTTTCGAGCGCTTACAAACTGCCCAGCATGCACTTGAACAAACCTTGCGCAACACCGAGCAGCAATGCAACGAGGCCGCCAAAGCCGCTGGCAAACGCAGCCAAGATCGCCAATTCAAGCAGCTTAAACAGGAGCTCGATAGCCTCGCCAGCAGCATTCAAGCTGCCGAAAGCTTCGTCAAGCATGTGCAGTGGTTGCACGAACGCTTCCCCGAGGCGGAATATTGCGATGTGGTAGGCTTATGCAAGTTGGCTAGCCCTGCCGAAGTGGCCGAGCAGGATTATTCGCTGAATGCTGGGCGCTATGTTGGCGTGGTGATCGAAGATGATGGCAAAACGCCAGCTGAGTTTTTAGCCAGCATGCACAGCATTCATCAAGAGCTAGCCCAGCTCAACAGCCAAGCCAAAACCCTTGAAGCGGTAATTGAACATAATTTGCAGCAATTATTTGGATGA
- a CDS encoding COX15/CtaA family protein codes for MEQLRVPTDQVRFSWRRLDRFQKWAMITTIATYFLIFVGGIVRASGAGLGCPDWPKCFGYWLPPASADMIAQHGFDASQFNPTLMWIEYINRLIGMLIGFFLLITTYLMFRHYRKSKRVFWSVLGALALTLFQGWLGGKVVHLELEGWIVTLHMILALVIVGLLLYATVCAFFPNGRPIANVPAERRTVARWGQALVGFGLVQLTLGALVRGHIDDVSSKMNIPRSDWVSQVGITDPLHRTGALIFTISILAATYAIVHNRSLHPWIHRTAWIASGLVLTQVAAGIGLAYAALPPPLQAIHLIVGSLLIGCLMTLVLLAYRLPVSPSTSNESFKQVAEASH; via the coding sequence ATGGAACAACTGCGTGTTCCGACCGACCAAGTGCGTTTTTCTTGGCGGCGTTTAGATCGCTTTCAAAAATGGGCGATGATTACCACGATTGCTACTTATTTCTTGATTTTTGTGGGCGGGATTGTTCGCGCCTCGGGGGCTGGGTTGGGCTGCCCCGACTGGCCCAAATGCTTTGGCTATTGGCTACCACCTGCCAGCGCCGACATGATTGCCCAACATGGCTTCGATGCTAGCCAATTCAACCCAACCTTGATGTGGATCGAATATATTAACCGTTTGATCGGCATGTTGATTGGCTTTTTCTTGTTGATCACCACCTATCTGATGTTCCGTCACTATCGCAAATCGAAGCGGGTGTTTTGGTCAGTGCTTGGCGCATTAGCCTTGACTTTATTCCAAGGCTGGCTGGGTGGCAAGGTCGTACACCTCGAACTCGAAGGCTGGATCGTGACCTTGCACATGATTTTGGCCTTGGTGATTGTGGGTTTGTTGCTGTATGCCACCGTTTGCGCCTTCTTCCCCAATGGCCGACCAATCGCTAATGTTCCAGCTGAACGACGCACGGTAGCCCGCTGGGGGCAGGCGTTGGTTGGCTTTGGCTTAGTGCAATTGACTTTGGGGGCATTAGTCCGTGGTCATATCGACGATGTTAGCTCGAAAATGAACATTCCGCGCAGCGATTGGGTATCGCAAGTTGGGATCACCGACCCGCTGCATCGCACCGGAGCACTCATTTTCACGATCTCGATTTTGGCAGCAACCTATGCAATTGTACATAATCGCAGTTTGCACCCATGGATTCATCGCACCGCTTGGATTGCCAGCGGCTTGGTATTGACCCAAGTTGCGGCTGGGATTGGACTGGCTTATGCAGCCTTGCCACCGCCGTTGCAAGCGATTCACCTGATCGTTGGCTCGTTGCTAATTGGCTGTTTGATGACCTTGGTATTGCTGGCATATCGCTTGCCTGTTAGCCCAAGCACAAGCAACGAGTCATTCAAACAAGTTGCCGAAGCCAGCCACTAA
- a CDS encoding endonuclease III, giving the protein MHDLQAKAELVYRELVALHGFNQLVPRREPMHELISTMLSHQTTEANEERGYQNLRATFPTWEAVLAAPVEAVAEAIKPANYAPAKANNIQAALAKILAERGEISIDFLAELSTEAAMAWLTGLRGVGPKTASLVLLFCFSKPILPVDTHVHRVSQRLGLVKAKTPTEAHEILWQLLPHDAEWLFNYHIALLRHGQRICLAKRPRCSQCPLTAQCLWYQEQQPTA; this is encoded by the coding sequence ATGCACGATCTCCAAGCCAAGGCCGAGTTGGTTTATCGCGAGTTAGTTGCCTTACATGGATTTAACCAACTCGTACCACGCCGCGAACCAATGCACGAACTGATTTCGACCATGCTTTCGCATCAAACCACCGAGGCCAACGAAGAGCGTGGCTACCAAAATCTCCGGGCAACGTTTCCAACGTGGGAAGCCGTTTTAGCAGCACCAGTCGAAGCCGTGGCCGAAGCGATCAAGCCTGCCAATTATGCTCCCGCCAAAGCCAACAATATTCAAGCTGCCTTGGCTAAAATTCTGGCTGAGCGCGGCGAAATTTCGATTGATTTTCTGGCTGAGCTATCGACTGAAGCAGCAATGGCTTGGCTGACTGGGCTGCGCGGCGTTGGGCCAAAAACCGCCTCGTTGGTACTGTTGTTTTGTTTTAGCAAGCCGATTTTGCCTGTTGATACCCATGTGCATCGAGTCAGCCAACGCTTAGGCTTGGTCAAGGCCAAAACACCGACTGAAGCTCACGAAATTCTGTGGCAATTGCTACCGCACGACGCTGAATGGCTGTTTAACTATCACATTGCGCTATTACGCCACGGCCAACGCATCTGCTTAGCCAAACGACCGCGTTGCAGCCAATGCCCGCTGACTGCACAATGTTTGTGGTATCAGGAGCAGCAACCAACAGCATAA
- a CDS encoding class I SAM-dependent methyltransferase yields MHRLDQLVEEYGRTMPNEAKPAYFRLHRYRFRALLRALPAAPARILEIGTTPGTFTGILRQAGYQVAGIDLFPQDRAELWQKLNVEVKFCNLDEQPIPYGDGEFDAVVFSEVIEHLAGSPLKPLAEMLRVLKPGGRVIISTPNQFYFKSRMKTLGDVVLARPFESFKEFTRSMQLDGPQRYYNHSRLYTMAELRWMLEQAGFKVAKEFFGDAWERVGIEKSRILRHPLRVATKAGLWVLTSLRPEWRSMLLIVGTKPSK; encoded by the coding sequence ATGCATCGCTTAGATCAACTTGTTGAAGAATATGGGCGCACGATGCCCAACGAGGCCAAACCAGCCTATTTTCGCCTGCATCGCTACCGTTTTCGAGCCTTGCTCCGAGCCTTGCCAGCAGCACCAGCTCGCATCCTCGAAATTGGCACAACGCCAGGCACTTTCACCGGAATTTTGCGCCAAGCAGGCTACCAAGTTGCTGGCATTGATCTTTTTCCCCAAGACCGGGCTGAACTTTGGCAAAAACTGAATGTTGAGGTCAAGTTTTGTAATCTCGACGAACAGCCAATTCCCTATGGCGATGGCGAATTCGATGCGGTCGTGTTTTCCGAGGTGATCGAGCATTTAGCTGGCTCGCCGCTCAAGCCGCTGGCCGAAATGCTGCGGGTGCTCAAGCCAGGTGGCCGCGTGATTATCTCCACACCAAATCAATTTTATTTCAAAAGCCGCATGAAAACCCTTGGCGATGTAGTGCTGGCACGACCATTCGAGTCGTTCAAGGAATTTACGCGCTCGATGCAGCTTGATGGGCCGCAGCGCTACTACAATCATAGCCGCCTCTACACTATGGCCGAATTGCGTTGGATGCTTGAACAAGCCGGATTCAAGGTTGCCAAAGAGTTTTTTGGCGATGCTTGGGAGCGTGTCGGTATCGAAAAAAGCCGAATTTTGCGCCATCCATTGCGGGTTGCCACCAAAGCTGGTTTATGGGTGCTGACGAGTTTGCGGCCCGAATGGCGTTCGATGCTGTTGATCGTTGGTACCAAGCCCAGCAAATAA